A single Saccharolobus shibatae B12 DNA region contains:
- a CDS encoding MFS transporter gives MSIAGRIERLPWTSFHTRLLALLTLGEFFELYDLFTGGFVASQVASFFKVSSATGIYYTVAIFFLGAFVGAIIFNYIGDSVGRRTALIINMAITGIALLLIPFSPNILTFGILRFIAGVGVGPEAILVLDVLITEFFPSTVRGKALAIGYTAAWTAPIVVAVLAYLLLPHKYILYGWQWLFIIGGLGILTIIPFRFLIPESPRWLESKGRLDEAEKIVRRMEEIAIKEKGQLGEPLQVQVITSQRVKISELFSPLYRKRTVMLWIFEFLQAGVYYGFASLAPSVLFAKGFTLVHTLQYTMIIYTSYFISSLASIFIIDSQKFDRKWQVSIVMLLMGLVGLAFGFSSSPLEAVVTGFAFGFLSNIFSNAFHQYGAELYPTRVRAFADGVQYSLSRLGNYIWLTLLPIVLYSNGPVAMYTVVFIMALIVTLVVAILGPKASKIELEELSK, from the coding sequence ATGAGTATCGCTGGGAGAATAGAAAGACTGCCTTGGACTTCTTTTCATACGAGACTCTTAGCCCTCTTAACTCTGGGAGAGTTCTTCGAACTCTACGATCTATTTACTGGAGGCTTTGTAGCGTCACAAGTGGCATCGTTTTTTAAAGTATCATCGGCAACTGGAATCTACTATACTGTTGCAATCTTCTTTCTAGGAGCATTTGTAGGAGCGATAATTTTCAACTATATAGGAGATTCAGTAGGTAGGAGAACTGCGCTAATAATCAACATGGCAATAACCGGAATTGCGTTGCTGTTGATACCATTTTCTCCAAATATTCTGACTTTTGGAATATTAAGATTTATAGCTGGTGTAGGAGTTGGACCAGAGGCAATATTAGTTTTAGACGTTTTAATAACGGAGTTTTTTCCGTCGACTGTCAGAGGTAAGGCGTTAGCAATAGGTTATACTGCAGCGTGGACTGCACCTATAGTCGTTGCAGTTCTAGCTTATCTTCTTCTGCCTCATAAATACATTCTATACGGTTGGCAATGGTTATTCATAATAGGAGGCTTAGGTATACTTACAATAATACCATTTAGATTCCTAATTCCAGAATCTCCCAGATGGTTAGAAAGTAAGGGAAGATTAGATGAGGCTGAAAAAATAGTTAGAAGGATGGAGGAAATAGCGATTAAGGAAAAGGGGCAATTGGGAGAACCATTACAAGTTCAAGTTATAACTTCACAAAGGGTTAAGATATCTGAACTATTCTCGCCACTGTATAGAAAGAGGACAGTAATGCTATGGATTTTTGAATTCTTACAAGCTGGAGTATATTATGGCTTTGCCTCGTTAGCACCATCAGTGCTATTTGCGAAAGGTTTCACGTTAGTGCATACACTACAGTACACCATGATAATCTATACCTCGTACTTTATTAGTTCTCTAGCATCAATATTCATCATAGATAGTCAAAAGTTTGATAGAAAATGGCAGGTAAGTATTGTAATGTTATTAATGGGATTAGTCGGATTAGCTTTTGGATTCTCCTCCTCTCCTCTGGAGGCAGTAGTAACTGGCTTCGCATTTGGTTTCCTATCAAACATATTTTCCAATGCTTTCCATCAATACGGTGCTGAGTTATATCCAACTAGAGTAAGGGCTTTTGCAGATGGTGTACAGTACTCCTTAAGTAGGTTAGGAAACTACATTTGGTTAACTCTCTTACCAATAGTACTATATAGTAACGGACCAGTTGCAATGTACACAGTGGTATTTATAATGGCTCTTATAGTAACTCTAGTTGTAGCAATTTTAGGACCTAAGGCGTCAAAGATTGAACTTGAAGAATTATCAAAATAA
- the cedA gene encoding DNA import protein CedA, with protein sequence MYSPFEILYLAIVIDSLSYTIGALFYGSPIPVRGFKEMGHKMIVNSIYVAVLANIFGLILSILSQLQNILGVNWSIFYLDIGLLQIQTGVAINMGKFLYGIIAIILYHFKVPSQFYSLVTPLLQYISFLTDILILLNFYMDLGLFIQSSYMVLIAVGILLMALPFQMGKGIGSMLIAFTVVFYVGLPLLPILISNTSPLQNQNFVLQDIALQTEEFYAQIPALFYSFILIPLTYMGVLVGFSFILQSFIGGYVAKLPIPVEI encoded by the coding sequence GTGTACTCACCATTTGAAATACTCTATTTAGCAATTGTAATAGACTCCCTCTCTTACACCATAGGTGCACTGTTTTACGGCTCACCAATTCCAGTGAGAGGATTCAAAGAGATGGGTCATAAAATGATCGTTAACTCGATTTACGTAGCAGTATTAGCTAACATCTTTGGCCTCATCCTTTCCATACTATCTCAATTGCAAAACATATTAGGAGTGAATTGGAGTATCTTTTACTTAGACATAGGTCTCCTTCAAATCCAAACCGGTGTGGCAATCAATATGGGGAAATTCCTATACGGTATTATAGCAATAATACTCTATCACTTTAAAGTACCTAGCCAGTTCTACTCCTTAGTAACACCACTTTTACAATACATTTCATTCCTAACAGACATACTCATTCTACTAAACTTCTACATGGATCTGGGTCTTTTCATTCAATCATCATATATGGTACTCATCGCAGTTGGAATATTATTGATGGCTCTTCCATTTCAGATGGGGAAGGGAATTGGAAGCATGTTAATAGCTTTTACCGTTGTGTTTTACGTGGGGCTCCCCCTCTTACCAATACTAATATCCAACACTTCACCTCTCCAAAATCAAAACTTTGTCTTACAAGACATTGCGTTACAGACCGAGGAGTTCTATGCCCAAATTCCAGCTCTATTTTACTCCTTCATCCTAATTCCATTAACGTATATGGGAGTATTGGTGGGATTTTCCTTCATTTTGCAGAGTTTTATAGGCGGTTATGTTGCGAAATTACCAATTCCGGTTGAAATTTAA
- a CDS encoding MFS transporter yields the protein MSDSYDLKYAYKALFILAPIAIAVMYTEAMLIPSLPTIANDFNVNSATVSWILTAYLVSGVISNPIVGKLGDIYGKKRVLVYVMMIYTIAVTFNGFAPNFTLFIIFRTIQGIGLGMFPLAFSLIREEFPPHLVPRAQGIVSAMFGIGSAISLPIAATVAQDLGWQYNYHFIIPFVILLTYLTSREIRESKYTNPNTKIDYVGALVLGLSLALMTIALSEAPTWGWLSFDFLTTVFLGIFLFFGFILYEMRAPFPLIPINLLREKNVLAANIAAFVAGFGIFMAYQAITYLLELPNPVGFNLDILTTGLLMWPVSLMQMIGALLSSRLILRTGTKSIVVISSIILSFFYFILGLIAIGGSSNSLATIIVLSSLATLGAAMLNVVLINILTFSVERRVLGIATGMNTVFRLIGGAFGPSIAGSLLSTYYQYLIYPVTLNGQETFLSVQLPSDYAFQLTFYIASIAGLLMAIIGSMTRDIKIRGTIVSQE from the coding sequence ATGTCAGATAGTTACGATCTAAAATACGCTTATAAAGCATTGTTTATCTTAGCCCCCATAGCTATAGCGGTAATGTACACTGAAGCTATGTTGATACCCTCTTTGCCAACGATTGCAAACGACTTCAACGTAAATTCAGCAACTGTAAGTTGGATTTTAACTGCATATCTTGTTAGTGGGGTCATCTCAAATCCTATCGTAGGAAAACTAGGTGATATCTACGGAAAGAAACGTGTTTTGGTTTACGTAATGATGATTTACACAATTGCAGTCACATTCAATGGCTTTGCCCCAAACTTCACCTTGTTCATAATTTTCAGAACTATTCAAGGAATTGGGTTAGGAATGTTTCCACTAGCCTTTAGCCTAATAAGAGAGGAATTTCCACCGCACTTAGTACCTAGAGCCCAAGGTATTGTCAGTGCGATGTTCGGTATAGGCTCAGCAATAAGTTTACCAATAGCAGCAACAGTTGCTCAAGATTTAGGATGGCAATATAATTACCACTTCATAATACCATTTGTGATATTATTGACTTATTTAACATCTAGGGAAATTAGAGAAAGTAAGTACACAAATCCAAACACAAAGATCGATTACGTAGGTGCTTTAGTATTGGGACTCTCATTGGCCTTAATGACGATAGCCCTTTCAGAAGCACCAACGTGGGGTTGGCTATCATTTGACTTTTTAACAACAGTGTTTTTAGGGATATTCCTCTTCTTTGGATTTATATTGTACGAAATGAGAGCTCCATTTCCGTTAATTCCAATAAACTTGTTGAGGGAGAAAAATGTATTAGCTGCAAATATAGCTGCATTTGTAGCAGGATTTGGAATCTTCATGGCATATCAAGCAATAACTTATCTCCTTGAACTTCCAAATCCAGTAGGATTTAACCTAGATATTCTGACTACCGGACTGTTAATGTGGCCAGTTTCATTAATGCAGATGATAGGAGCCTTACTATCCTCAAGGCTAATACTGAGGACTGGTACTAAATCTATAGTTGTAATATCATCCATAATTTTATCATTCTTCTATTTCATCCTAGGTTTAATAGCAATAGGAGGTTCATCAAATAGTCTTGCAACAATAATAGTACTTTCCTCCTTGGCTACATTGGGCGCTGCAATGCTTAACGTTGTATTAATAAACATCTTAACATTTTCAGTGGAAAGGAGAGTTTTAGGAATTGCGACTGGAATGAATACAGTATTTAGACTCATTGGGGGAGCTTTCGGGCCATCAATAGCTGGGTCTCTATTATCAACTTACTATCAGTATTTGATATATCCAGTGACGTTGAATGGGCAAGAAACGTTCTTATCAGTTCAACTTCCATCCGATTACGCGTTCCAACTGACATTCTATATAGCGTCAATTGCCGGCTTACTGATGGCCATAATAGGGAGTATGACAAGAGATATAAAAATAAGAGGGACTATAGTATCACAAGAATAA
- a CDS encoding MaoC family dehydratase: MSQEESGPFFEDFKVGQKFKSKVGRTITDVDNIWFTLLTNNSNQIHFNKDYTEKYFPGEPFNGRLVVNGFLTLTIVAGLLVEQTSQNGFMLGIENVKFLHPVFSGDTIYAEAEVIEVRESKSRPGFGIVKIRSYGYNQKGEKLIEFDRVFMVRKRGAKWSS, from the coding sequence ATGAGCCAAGAAGAGAGTGGACCATTCTTCGAGGATTTTAAAGTTGGTCAAAAGTTCAAAAGCAAAGTTGGGAGAACAATAACGGATGTTGATAATATTTGGTTTACACTTTTAACAAATAATTCTAATCAGATTCACTTCAATAAGGACTACACAGAAAAATATTTTCCAGGTGAACCGTTTAATGGTAGGCTAGTGGTTAATGGCTTCCTAACACTTACAATTGTAGCTGGACTATTAGTTGAGCAGACCAGTCAAAATGGGTTTATGCTGGGAATAGAAAACGTTAAGTTTTTACACCCGGTATTTTCTGGTGATACTATTTACGCTGAGGCTGAGGTCATTGAGGTTAGGGAATCTAAGAGTAGACCCGGTTTTGGAATAGTCAAGATAAGATCATATGGATATAACCAAAAAGGAGAGAAACTCATAGAGTTCGATAGAGTATTTATGGTGAGGAAAAGAGGTGCAAAATGGTCTAGCTAG
- a CDS encoding MBL fold metallo-hydrolase: MIVKNFIAGPLATNSYLIIAEKEGVVVDAGGDMSELIQTVRKEKINIRYIIATHGHFDHIMGVNQIKREFPSSVFLINEKDLGLLKKASSMAQSFLNLSISDVVKPDGFVKEGDEIELGREKLKIIETPGHTMGSICIIANGYIFTGDTLFYGTVGRTDLGGSEKLLRESLEKLKKLPDEIIVYPGHGPFTVLGYEKVKNPFLTMDILP; this comes from the coding sequence ATGATTGTTAAAAATTTCATTGCTGGACCACTTGCAACAAACTCTTACCTAATAATTGCGGAAAAGGAAGGAGTAGTAGTAGATGCTGGAGGAGATATGAGTGAACTAATACAAACCGTAAGAAAGGAAAAAATTAACATAAGGTATATAATAGCAACTCACGGTCACTTTGACCACATCATGGGAGTAAACCAAATAAAGAGGGAATTCCCTTCATCAGTTTTCCTAATTAACGAAAAGGATTTAGGATTATTAAAGAAAGCGAGTAGTATGGCCCAGTCATTTCTTAACCTATCAATTTCAGATGTGGTAAAACCTGACGGTTTTGTAAAGGAAGGTGATGAAATAGAATTGGGAAGGGAAAAGTTAAAAATTATTGAAACCCCCGGTCATACAATGGGTAGTATTTGCATTATAGCAAATGGATACATATTCACTGGAGATACGTTATTTTACGGAACTGTTGGGAGGACTGACTTAGGTGGATCTGAAAAATTGCTGAGAGAGAGTTTAGAAAAATTGAAGAAATTACCAGATGAGATAATAGTTTATCCTGGCCACGGTCCATTTACAGTATTGGGATATGAGAAAGTAAAGAATCCATTCCTTACAATGGACATATTACCATAA
- a CDS encoding (Fe-S)-binding protein has translation MIDEDQINFIRRNLLKYLMEDYLPFPVNKSVCYEWANGLNLKKGGETIIYTGCSYQLAELGKRFDEILPTLSKFKGVERFSSILKVFYKPRDTRSYKILRNIASVLKSSVDFGYLYENEPYSGTILLEMGMIEEFREYAKKLIELFNSHGVKRIITVDPHTHYTLFRIKEMFSSSWNVEIVNYFEVIKNIKIKSEGTFVFHDSCLYSRFLGMRDSIREVIKSAGIVLKEDEMITGKETSMCCGGPLAPINKDASDKIARNRAEALKTVHNKVLLVCPFCYANLSPYVEAYDFAEVISGE, from the coding sequence ATGATAGATGAAGATCAAATCAATTTCATTAGAAGGAACCTTTTGAAGTATTTAATGGAGGATTACCTTCCATTTCCGGTAAATAAGAGTGTTTGTTACGAATGGGCTAATGGTTTAAATCTTAAGAAAGGTGGGGAGACAATAATTTACACTGGTTGTTCTTATCAATTGGCTGAATTAGGAAAGAGATTTGACGAAATTTTGCCAACATTATCCAAATTTAAGGGTGTAGAAAGATTTTCATCGATCTTAAAGGTCTTCTATAAGCCTAGGGATACACGCTCATATAAGATACTTAGGAATATTGCTTCAGTTCTAAAATCCAGTGTTGATTTCGGTTATTTATATGAGAATGAGCCCTATAGTGGCACAATCTTACTGGAAATGGGAATGATAGAGGAATTTAGGGAATACGCTAAGAAATTAATCGAGCTTTTCAACTCTCATGGCGTTAAGAGGATAATTACGGTAGATCCTCATACTCATTATACGCTCTTTAGAATAAAGGAGATGTTTTCTTCATCATGGAATGTGGAGATTGTAAACTATTTTGAAGTTATTAAAAACATTAAGATTAAGAGTGAAGGAACTTTCGTATTTCACGACTCTTGTCTTTATTCAAGGTTTCTGGGGATGAGGGATTCCATTAGGGAAGTTATTAAGAGTGCTGGAATAGTATTGAAGGAGGATGAGATGATAACTGGTAAGGAAACTTCAATGTGTTGCGGAGGTCCATTGGCTCCGATAAATAAGGATGCTAGCGATAAAATAGCGAGAAATAGAGCAGAGGCATTAAAGACTGTTCACAATAAAGTTCTCTTAGTTTGTCCATTTTGTTACGCTAATCTCTCTCCTTATGTTGAAGCTTACGATTTCGCGGAGGTGATAAGTGGTGAGTGA
- a CDS encoding acyl-CoA dehydrogenase family protein, with the protein MLLQPKDEEEKLILSTVDQLMEKYNERYWLDKDQKREFPIDFLDDFMRLGLGSILIPEEYGGVGKGVRLASLILYSINLKGGNSYFVHGHYYNTALLSKHAGKRVREKYFKDIANGAKVLSLALTEPEVGSDTTKIKTIAEKVGNNFVIKGHKIFISRVKHTDFMILVARTTPYEKVEKKTDGITLFLVDLREGREGIEMREIRTMSNTNAYEMFIDGLKVPEENVLGEVGKGFYYLLDLLNAERFMIAAEMIGNAEWFVNKAVEYANNRVVFDKQIGSFQGVQFPIAKVYAQLLSLSSYFNEGLRALEEGKDTKTIGNYANVSKYLAAEIAWEAGNVAMDIYGGYGYAVETGIERKLRETRLYKVAPVSQNLVLAYIAHHILGLPKSY; encoded by the coding sequence ATGTTATTGCAACCAAAAGATGAAGAAGAAAAACTCATTCTCTCAACAGTTGACCAATTAATGGAAAAATACAACGAAAGGTATTGGCTAGATAAGGACCAAAAGAGGGAATTCCCAATAGATTTCCTCGATGACTTCATGAGATTGGGATTAGGATCAATTTTAATACCAGAAGAATATGGTGGAGTTGGGAAAGGAGTTAGACTCGCTTCCTTAATCCTATATAGCATTAATCTAAAAGGCGGTAACTCATATTTCGTACACGGACATTACTACAACACTGCGTTACTCTCAAAACACGCTGGAAAAAGGGTAAGAGAAAAGTACTTCAAGGATATCGCAAATGGCGCTAAAGTATTGTCATTAGCGTTAACTGAACCAGAAGTCGGCTCGGATACGACGAAAATTAAGACAATTGCAGAGAAAGTTGGGAATAATTTCGTTATAAAGGGGCATAAGATATTCATTTCTAGGGTAAAACACACTGACTTTATGATATTGGTAGCTAGAACAACACCCTATGAAAAGGTTGAAAAGAAGACTGATGGTATAACCTTGTTTTTAGTTGATCTAAGAGAGGGAAGGGAAGGAATTGAAATGAGGGAAATAAGGACCATGTCAAACACTAACGCTTATGAAATGTTCATTGACGGTCTCAAAGTGCCAGAAGAAAACGTTTTAGGGGAAGTTGGAAAGGGATTCTATTACTTGCTTGATCTATTAAATGCTGAAAGATTTATGATAGCTGCAGAAATGATAGGCAACGCTGAGTGGTTCGTAAACAAGGCAGTTGAATACGCTAATAATAGAGTAGTTTTCGATAAGCAAATAGGTAGCTTCCAAGGTGTACAATTTCCAATAGCTAAAGTATATGCTCAATTACTATCCCTCTCCTCTTACTTTAATGAAGGTTTGAGAGCACTAGAAGAAGGGAAGGATACAAAAACTATCGGAAATTACGCAAACGTATCAAAATATCTGGCAGCTGAAATAGCTTGGGAGGCTGGAAATGTAGCAATGGACATTTATGGAGGTTACGGATATGCCGTAGAAACTGGAATAGAAAGGAAACTAAGGGAGACTAGATTATATAAGGTAGCCCCAGTGTCACAAAATTTAGTATTAGCATACATCGCTCATCACATATTAGGACTTCCTAAATCATATTAG
- a CDS encoding MFS transporter translates to MLNEMSSLSSREIKLIFLNFMSYTFLVYNYSILLVFNSPYISQTLFKGSYVLSLLGVYGLLLIDVIMRVPGAYVLGPISDRYGRKFVTRISSLGSALPLVVVALIPDPSPILLIILYMVQGFFTGGLSAGITVVGVEDLPERHRGWFGGSGFAVGGSAYLLASIVFFTIITVIGSSNYIEIGWRIMFLTSLLILPFGFLMPESLRFRRNKERVKSPAKVLISSYKRQFILASTLTALWASMNALVNVMLPNFLYAVDHLSKIEIGYMSLIYSVVAIISAFMGGELSERIGRKKISMIGGILGILFSPVFMLMPLSSRSLIPIFVSILGFVSVFGGGGIMSYVNENFPTKIRSTGVSLSWNIGFLVGNFIPLLLTTILYFTSIALFPVVEMIAMLILGALIISVSIISHETKGNIEKE, encoded by the coding sequence ATGTTAAACGAGATGAGCTCACTATCAAGCAGAGAAATTAAGTTAATATTCCTAAATTTCATGAGTTATACATTTCTGGTATATAACTATTCAATATTGTTAGTGTTTAACTCACCATACATCTCTCAAACGTTATTTAAAGGTTCATACGTACTCTCACTATTAGGAGTTTATGGCCTACTATTGATCGACGTAATAATGAGAGTTCCTGGAGCTTACGTATTGGGACCAATAAGCGATAGGTATGGTAGGAAATTTGTTACTAGAATATCCAGTTTAGGTTCAGCTTTGCCTTTAGTTGTAGTAGCGCTAATACCAGATCCCTCTCCCATATTGTTAATAATATTATATATGGTACAAGGTTTCTTTACTGGAGGATTATCCGCTGGAATTACTGTAGTAGGTGTTGAGGATCTGCCGGAAAGACATAGGGGTTGGTTTGGAGGATCTGGATTTGCTGTTGGCGGTTCAGCTTATCTTCTAGCGTCAATAGTGTTTTTCACAATAATTACTGTAATAGGTAGTTCTAACTATATTGAAATAGGATGGAGAATAATGTTCTTGACCTCTCTTCTCATATTACCCTTTGGATTCCTAATGCCGGAGTCCTTAAGGTTTAGGAGAAATAAGGAGAGAGTTAAATCTCCTGCTAAGGTGTTAATCTCGTCGTACAAGAGGCAATTTATATTGGCATCGACATTAACTGCCCTTTGGGCTTCGATGAACGCGTTGGTTAACGTCATGCTACCTAACTTTCTTTATGCCGTTGATCACTTATCAAAGATTGAAATAGGATATATGTCCTTGATATACAGTGTAGTAGCGATTATTTCGGCATTTATGGGAGGTGAATTGAGCGAAAGAATTGGTAGAAAGAAGATTTCAATGATAGGTGGTATTTTGGGAATATTGTTTTCACCCGTTTTCATGCTAATGCCCCTATCTTCAAGATCGTTAATTCCTATTTTTGTTTCAATTTTGGGCTTCGTTTCCGTATTTGGAGGTGGTGGAATAATGAGCTACGTAAACGAGAACTTCCCAACTAAAATCAGAAGCACCGGAGTATCTTTAAGCTGGAATATTGGATTCTTAGTTGGGAATTTCATTCCGTTACTCCTCACAACCATCCTTTATTTTACCTCAATAGCGTTATTTCCAGTGGTGGAAATGATAGCTATGCTTATTCTTGGTGCATTAATAATCTCGGTAAGCATTATCTCGCATGAGACAAAGGGCAATATAGAGAAGGAGTAA
- a CDS encoding CaiB/BaiF CoA transferase family protein yields MEKIRVIELGSNISAPLVGEVLADLGMEVIKVEPPPYGDDRRRVKPEINGISIYFASTNRGKKSVVINLKSDEGYEIFQRLVKTANVIVTNYRPSALKRLNVDYESVKKINPKIIYCSITGFGNFTEEADRPAYDTIILALSGLMDMTGEENPVKFATSISDITTGLLASIMILWALNRGGPSFIDVPMIYTQFYLTLEDAYMYLNTGKVPKRMGSAHRYLVPYQAFKTADGYIYVAVFNDEQYLRLCKAINREDLAKFDTLQKRIENRNYIIIELSRIFEKNTRDYWVDLLSKADVPVAPILDLGEAFKRYGNRLVYENEGVKYINFPINVTPNKSKAPKLGENTKEVLLELGYSKEDINKLAEKGIIMLI; encoded by the coding sequence ATGGAGAAAATTAGGGTTATCGAACTTGGAAGTAACATATCCGCACCGTTGGTTGGAGAAGTCTTAGCTGATTTAGGTATGGAAGTAATTAAGGTTGAGCCACCGCCTTATGGTGACGATAGGAGAAGGGTTAAGCCTGAAATTAATGGGATTAGTATTTACTTTGCTAGTACGAATAGGGGTAAGAAGAGCGTGGTAATTAATCTGAAAAGTGATGAGGGTTATGAGATCTTCCAAAGGCTAGTTAAAACTGCTAACGTTATAGTTACTAACTATAGACCCTCTGCATTAAAGAGGCTAAATGTTGATTACGAGAGTGTTAAAAAGATTAACCCCAAAATAATTTACTGTTCCATAACTGGTTTCGGTAATTTCACTGAGGAAGCTGATAGACCAGCTTACGACACCATAATTCTAGCCTTAAGTGGATTAATGGACATGACTGGGGAGGAAAATCCGGTAAAGTTTGCTACCTCAATTTCAGATATCACTACCGGACTACTTGCTAGTATAATGATATTATGGGCCTTAAATAGGGGAGGTCCATCTTTTATTGATGTTCCAATGATCTATACTCAATTTTATTTAACCCTAGAAGACGCTTACATGTATTTAAATACTGGGAAAGTTCCCAAGAGGATGGGATCTGCACATAGATATTTAGTACCTTATCAGGCGTTTAAGACTGCCGATGGTTACATATACGTTGCTGTATTTAATGATGAGCAATATTTGAGGCTTTGTAAGGCAATAAATAGGGAGGACTTAGCTAAGTTCGATACTCTCCAAAAGAGGATTGAGAATAGAAATTATATAATAATCGAGCTGAGTAGAATTTTTGAGAAAAATACTAGAGATTATTGGGTTGATTTATTAAGTAAGGCTGATGTGCCAGTTGCTCCAATATTAGACCTTGGAGAAGCATTTAAAAGATATGGTAATAGGTTGGTTTACGAGAATGAGGGCGTTAAGTACATCAATTTCCCCATAAACGTAACGCCAAATAAGAGTAAAGCACCTAAACTCGGTGAGAATACTAAAGAAGTTTTACTTGAGTTAGGATATTCGAAAGAGGACATAAACAAGCTTGCTGAAAAAGGAATAATAATGCTAATATGA
- a CDS encoding LUD domain-containing protein, with the protein MSDWDIAIKRGVEHNVPRVFKVLREHPYLEDLARKVREGKLEVLSNLDHYIEMTMKSVEMIGGKAYFVENAEQAREIVGKIVGSGKRVVMGKSMVAYETGIRKYLQSIGNEVWETDLGELLIQFADEPPSHIIAPAVHMTRERIRELIKEKLGIDPGDKHEDIVRVAREFLRQKFLTADIGITGANAVAADAGSIVLVENEGNIRMSSVVPPVHISITGVEKILPNLEYAMYEVLVQAAYAGLYPPTYINVTSGPSSTGDVEQKRVSPAHGPKEFHLILVDNGRRKANEDPVLREALLCIRCGRCHFHCPVYRALDGKWGDPPYSGPMGAMWSGVVYNDYKPALLCSHAGNCREVCPMKINIPKVLEYLKSKYFMMKAGTREG; encoded by the coding sequence GTGAGTGATTGGGATATTGCAATAAAGAGGGGAGTAGAGCATAACGTTCCTAGGGTATTTAAGGTATTAAGGGAACATCCATATTTAGAGGATTTAGCGAGAAAAGTTAGAGAGGGGAAATTGGAGGTTCTTAGTAATTTAGATCATTACATAGAGATGACCATGAAATCTGTAGAGATGATTGGTGGTAAGGCGTATTTCGTGGAGAACGCTGAGCAAGCCAGGGAGATTGTTGGTAAAATTGTAGGTAGTGGTAAGAGGGTTGTTATGGGGAAGTCAATGGTTGCATATGAGACGGGAATTAGGAAGTATTTGCAGTCCATAGGAAATGAGGTTTGGGAGACTGACTTAGGTGAACTACTTATACAATTCGCTGATGAGCCTCCATCACATATAATTGCCCCCGCCGTCCACATGACTAGGGAGAGAATAAGGGAGTTGATAAAGGAGAAGTTAGGTATAGATCCGGGAGATAAACATGAGGATATTGTTAGAGTTGCTAGGGAATTCTTGAGGCAGAAGTTTTTAACAGCTGATATAGGAATTACTGGGGCTAACGCTGTAGCTGCAGATGCAGGGTCTATCGTACTAGTGGAGAATGAGGGCAATATAAGGATGAGTAGCGTAGTTCCCCCAGTTCACATTTCCATTACCGGCGTAGAGAAGATTTTGCCTAACTTGGAGTACGCAATGTATGAGGTTTTAGTTCAAGCAGCCTATGCTGGTTTATATCCTCCAACTTATATAAACGTTACTTCTGGTCCTTCATCAACTGGCGATGTTGAGCAAAAAAGGGTATCTCCGGCCCACGGTCCAAAGGAGTTTCACCTAATTTTAGTAGATAATGGTAGGAGAAAGGCTAATGAGGATCCGGTATTGAGAGAAGCGTTACTCTGTATAAGATGTGGTAGATGTCATTTCCATTGTCCAGTTTATAGGGCTTTAGATGGTAAATGGGGCGATCCTCCCTATTCTGGCCCAATGGGCGCAATGTGGAGTGGTGTAGTTTATAACGATTATAAGCCGGCTTTGCTTTGTTCTCATGCTGGTAACTGTAGGGAGGTATGTCCTATGAAAATAAATATTCCTAAAGTGTTGGAATATTTGAAAAGCAAGTACTTTATGATGAAGGCTGGGACAAGGGAGGGATGA